The Mycolicibacterium aichiense region TACGCCCGGACCTGGACGGCAACGAGATCATGCGGTTGCTCGACATCCCGCCCGGCCCACAGGTGGGGCAGGCCTGGTCGTTCCTCAAGGAGCTGCGCCTGGACCGCGGCCCGCTCGAGCACGACGAGGCCGTGGCCGCACTGTTGGCGTGGTGGAACGAACGGAACCCGGAGGACCAGCCCGGCGTCTGAGGTAGGTATGGACTACTGCCTGGGACACGGGGACGGCACCGCGGCGATGTTCAGCGGTCATCCCGAGGTGGACGTCGACGGTGACGGCGAGCTCGACGGGCTGCGCCTGGACCTCGACGGCGACGGTGCCTTCGACGATGCGCTGGCCGATTTCGACGACGACGGCCTGGCCGACCATGCTGCCTTCGACCTCGGGGACGGGGCCGCGGAGCACGTGTTCACCGACGACGGGTCGGGGACGTGGGCGATGACTCCGGCGGGACCGGCGGGCCCGCTGCGCTGGTTCGGCCTCGACGGCGTCGAGCACACCGCCGACGGACCGATCGACGTCGACCGGGATGGGCGCCCGGACCGGCTGCTGGACGTCGACCGCGACGGGCTGGCCGATCGGGCGCTGCGCAGCGGACCCGACGGCGGGTTCGACACCGGTTACGTCGACACCGACGGGGATGGCCGCTGGGACGTCACACTCGTCGACTCCGATGGC contains the following coding sequences:
- a CDS encoding pullulanase; protein product: MDYCLGHGDGTAAMFSGHPEVDVDGDGELDGLRLDLDGDGAFDDALADFDDDGLADHAAFDLGDGAAEHVFTDDGSGTWAMTPAGPAGPLRWFGLDGVEHTADGPIDVDRDGRPDRLLDVDRDGLADRALRSGPDGGFDTGYVDTDGDGRWDVTLVDSDGDGLSDDASPV